The following are encoded together in the Bacillus sp. NP157 genome:
- a CDS encoding HAD hydrolase-like protein, whose protein sequence is MLFLFDLDGTLIDSEIGIFAGIRHSMAAVGAEPPDDAALRSWIGPPLRVSFGAVLDGDADRVEAAVAAYSQRFHDVGWSEHKVYDGIPELIAGLAARGHHLAVVTSKVRPHAEPIIRHLPFGEAFDRVYAPAPSTAHSEKAEMVAAALADFEHLESDAFMIGDRRYDMEGAVANGVRGIGVLWGFGDREELEEAGAWKIVASPAEILALG, encoded by the coding sequence ATGCTTTTTCTCTTCGATCTCGATGGCACGCTCATCGATTCCGAAATCGGCATCTTCGCCGGCATCCGCCATTCCATGGCGGCGGTCGGCGCGGAGCCGCCGGATGATGCGGCCCTTCGGTCGTGGATCGGGCCACCGTTGCGGGTCAGCTTTGGCGCCGTGCTGGATGGCGACGCGGATCGCGTCGAAGCCGCGGTCGCGGCTTACTCGCAGCGGTTCCACGACGTGGGCTGGTCCGAGCACAAGGTGTACGACGGCATTCCCGAACTGATCGCCGGCCTCGCCGCGCGTGGCCACCACCTCGCCGTCGTCACGAGCAAGGTGCGTCCGCACGCGGAACCGATCATCAGGCACCTGCCGTTCGGCGAAGCGTTCGATCGCGTCTACGCCCCTGCCCCGTCGACGGCGCACAGCGAAAAGGCCGAGATGGTGGCGGCTGCCCTCGCGGACTTCGAGCACCTCGAGTCCGATGCCTTCATGATCGGCGACCGCCGCTACGACATGGAAGGCGCCGTCGCCAACGGCGTGCGCGGCATCGGCGTGCTGTGGGGCTTCGGCGACCGCGAGGAACTGGAAGAAGCGGGTGCATGGAAAATCGTTGCGAGTCCTGCCGAGATCCTCGCGCTCGGCTGA
- a CDS encoding energy transducer TonB, whose translation MIRHLTHAGAFAAAVLLLAAGPAAAQTTRRVAPDRLPSYWTLTNTSVNADVPNVGKNLDQPGCVAVTYLIGSNGLPQNVVAAKTVPAGDLAQVGVSAVKDFRYAPSGVNRAAEPVQTYYVVGFNLPEDPARKAAIMTQCALPGYQTT comes from the coding sequence ATGATCCGTCACCTTACCCACGCCGGCGCCTTTGCCGCCGCCGTCCTCCTCCTTGCCGCCGGCCCCGCCGCGGCGCAAACCACGCGTCGCGTGGCACCCGACCGCCTGCCGTCCTACTGGACGCTGACCAACACCTCGGTCAATGCGGATGTCCCCAACGTGGGCAAGAACCTCGACCAGCCCGGCTGCGTCGCGGTGACCTACCTGATCGGTTCGAACGGCTTGCCGCAGAACGTCGTCGCGGCCAAGACCGTCCCCGCGGGCGACCTCGCCCAGGTCGGCGTAAGCGCCGTGAAGGATTTCCGCTACGCACCGTCGGGCGTGAACCGGGCGGCCGAGCCGGTCCAGACCTACTACGTCGTCGGCTTCAACCTGCCCGAAGATCCGGCCCGCAAGGCGGCGATCATGACGCAGTGTGCGCTGCCGGGTTACCAGACCACTTGA
- a CDS encoding fructose-bisphosphate aldolase class I — translation MSIENLEQIAQAMVAPGKGIIAVDESATTIKKRIEAVGLENTEENRRKYRQLLLTAPGLGEYISGAILFDETIRQKTDDGRTMVEAMNAAGILPGIKVDKGTHPLAGFPDEVVTEGLDGLRERLQEYAKLGAKFAKWRAVIKITDDTPTSAAVEANTHALARYAALCQEAGLVPMVEPEILMDDPSSVQDLDTSFAVHKEVLQSLFGQLELNNVELKALILKVSMVIPGKFAPKEDQADAEDIANATVSVFQYAVPAAVAGIVFLSGGQSDLQATENLNEINKLGPHPWPISFSYGRALVSKALETWAKDQKNNYDAAQKTVVERAKENSDAANGTWKKK, via the coding sequence ATGAGCATCGAAAACCTCGAACAGATCGCGCAGGCGATGGTGGCCCCGGGTAAGGGCATCATCGCCGTCGACGAATCGGCTACGACCATCAAGAAGCGCATCGAGGCCGTCGGCCTGGAGAACACCGAGGAAAACCGCCGCAAGTATCGCCAGCTGCTGCTGACGGCGCCGGGCCTGGGTGAATACATCTCCGGCGCCATCCTGTTCGACGAGACGATCCGCCAGAAGACCGACGACGGCCGCACCATGGTCGAAGCCATGAACGCCGCCGGCATCCTCCCGGGCATCAAGGTCGACAAGGGCACGCACCCGCTGGCCGGGTTCCCGGATGAAGTCGTCACCGAGGGCCTCGACGGCCTGCGCGAGCGCCTGCAGGAATACGCGAAGCTCGGCGCGAAGTTCGCCAAGTGGCGTGCCGTGATCAAGATCACCGACGACACGCCGACCTCGGCCGCCGTGGAAGCCAACACCCATGCACTCGCCCGCTATGCCGCCCTCTGCCAGGAAGCCGGCCTCGTGCCGATGGTCGAGCCGGAAATCCTGATGGACGATCCGTCCAGCGTGCAGGACCTGGACACCAGCTTCGCCGTGCACAAGGAAGTCCTGCAGAGCCTGTTCGGCCAGCTCGAACTCAACAACGTCGAACTGAAGGCGCTGATCCTGAAGGTCAGCATGGTCATCCCCGGCAAGTTCGCGCCGAAGGAAGACCAGGCCGACGCCGAAGACATCGCCAACGCCACCGTTTCGGTGTTCCAGTACGCCGTGCCGGCCGCCGTGGCGGGCATCGTGTTCCTTTCCGGCGGCCAGTCGGACCTGCAGGCGACCGAGAACCTCAACGAGATCAACAAGCTCGGCCCGCACCCGTGGCCGATCAGCTTCTCGTACGGCCGCGCGCTGGTGTCCAAAGCCCTGGAAACCTGGGCCAAGGACCAGAAGAACAACTACGACGCAGCCCAGAAGACCGTCGTCGAGCGCGCGAAGGAAAACAGCGACGCCGCCAACGGCACCTGGAAAAAGAAGTAA
- a CDS encoding phosphoglycerate kinase, which yields MSVIRMQDLDLRGKRVLIREDLNVPVENGRITSTQRLDASLPTIVAARDAGAKVMVISHLGRPKEGEFDEASSLKPVAEWLGKKLGKDVRLVRDYLDGVDVADGEVVVLENCRMNVGEGKDDEALSKKYAALCDVFVMDAFGTAHRAQASTHGVIRFAPVAAAGPLLAKELDALGQALEKPAKPLLAIVAGSKVSTKLELLQNLVGRVEQLIVGGGIANTFILASGHKVGKSLVEADLLDTAKKIMADAKARGADVPVPTDVVVATEFSASAKATVKAVGDVADDEMILDIGPDTARRYADLIAKAGTVVWNGPVGVFEFDAFGKGTETLARAIAASKAFSIAGGGDTLAAVDKYGIEDGVSYISTGGGAFLEFLEGKELPAVAALKARKDAK from the coding sequence GTGTCCGTCATCCGCATGCAAGACCTCGACCTGCGCGGCAAGCGCGTGCTTATCCGCGAAGACCTGAATGTCCCGGTCGAGAACGGCAGGATCACGTCCACCCAGCGCCTCGACGCCTCGCTGCCGACCATCGTCGCCGCCCGCGACGCCGGGGCGAAGGTGATGGTCATCTCGCACCTGGGCCGTCCGAAGGAAGGTGAGTTCGATGAAGCGTCGTCGCTGAAGCCGGTGGCCGAATGGCTGGGCAAGAAGCTGGGCAAGGACGTGCGCCTCGTGCGCGACTACCTGGACGGCGTCGACGTCGCCGACGGCGAAGTGGTGGTGCTGGAGAACTGCCGCATGAACGTCGGCGAGGGCAAGGACGACGAGGCGCTGTCGAAGAAGTATGCCGCCCTGTGCGACGTCTTCGTCATGGACGCCTTCGGCACCGCGCATCGCGCCCAGGCTTCGACCCATGGCGTGATCCGCTTCGCCCCGGTCGCCGCAGCGGGCCCCCTCCTCGCGAAGGAGCTGGACGCGCTGGGCCAGGCGCTGGAAAAGCCGGCCAAGCCGCTGCTCGCCATCGTCGCCGGCTCCAAGGTGTCGACCAAGCTGGAGTTGCTGCAGAACCTCGTCGGTCGCGTCGAACAGCTGATCGTCGGCGGCGGCATCGCCAACACCTTCATCCTCGCGTCGGGCCACAAGGTGGGCAAGTCACTGGTCGAAGCCGATCTGCTCGATACGGCGAAGAAGATCATGGCCGATGCGAAGGCGCGCGGTGCCGACGTGCCGGTCCCGACCGACGTGGTCGTGGCGACCGAGTTCTCGGCGTCGGCGAAGGCCACCGTGAAGGCGGTTGGCGACGTCGCCGACGACGAGATGATCCTGGACATCGGTCCGGATACGGCAAGGCGCTACGCCGACCTGATCGCGAAGGCCGGCACCGTCGTGTGGAACGGCCCGGTCGGCGTGTTCGAGTTCGACGCCTTCGGCAAGGGTACCGAGACGCTGGCCCGCGCCATCGCCGCCTCGAAGGCCTTCTCGATCGCCGGCGGCGGCGACACGCTGGCCGCGGTGGACAAGTACGGCATCGAAGACGGCGTCTCTTACATCTCCACCGGCGGCGGCGCGTTCCTCGAATTCCTCGAAGGCAAGGAGCTGCCAGCCGTGGCCGCACTCAAGGCACGCAAGGACGCGAAGTAA
- a CDS encoding acyltransferase, producing MDARPGHRLPFIDGLRALAVAGVVWYHLDHRSLPGGFSGVDVFLVVSGFVVSASVARTQGESQWIARFFARRVKRLFPALALCLLATATACSLWVPDAWLGEGNANTARMAFFGLSNWLIVARGDDYFSPIIDFNPYAHTWSLGLEEQFYLLFPLVFAAWSRGRRGRGIACAISISTLGLSVAYAAIGGATFQEHFHWLPSRAWEFLAGVVAWQALQFAATQARSRPHGLCWDVLALIGVAAVLGSFLHARASTFPFPGALLAVGGTTAILIALSLREGGGAHALLGCRPLAAVGRMSYSLYLWHWPVFVVFRWTLGLDTIGFRVLAACIAVTLGYLSYRLVEPVMERRFTAWRPRSIIACGVLAMIVGATLHGQIARQASHWSQSTVMRNAGDWYPTTRARGESPCGDITRTNASVGTGRVTTLARAACADDSPAPRLFVIGDSHALALGPAFATYTARTGATTFLYNNGGCPTMSLMPEREDSDHCRQSFQAAWEHMSATLGEGDVVALPSLRMARKVDQWGPVEKASEAVPAGLPEARALLVKLRSKGARVVLFAPNLVLDIPLFRCADTWTAHQSICQPGSSVRRDEFERRRAPMVRALESLAAADEGVAVFDPVGAICPVGPVCGGYANGRPLFFDGDHLSAFGSRSLAPSFTEAVRALANK from the coding sequence ATGGATGCTCGGCCAGGACACCGGCTCCCGTTTATCGACGGGCTTCGCGCATTGGCCGTGGCCGGTGTCGTCTGGTACCACCTTGACCATCGTTCGCTTCCCGGCGGGTTCTCGGGTGTCGATGTGTTTCTCGTCGTATCCGGTTTCGTCGTCAGTGCATCCGTGGCGCGAACACAAGGCGAGTCCCAATGGATTGCGCGATTCTTCGCCAGGCGCGTGAAGCGTCTCTTCCCGGCACTCGCGTTATGCCTTCTGGCGACGGCCACAGCGTGTTCCCTATGGGTGCCGGACGCCTGGTTGGGCGAAGGCAATGCCAACACGGCGCGCATGGCGTTCTTTGGATTGAGTAACTGGCTGATCGTGGCGCGAGGCGATGACTACTTCTCGCCCATCATCGATTTCAATCCTTACGCGCACACCTGGTCGTTGGGTCTCGAGGAGCAGTTCTATCTGCTTTTCCCGCTCGTCTTCGCCGCCTGGTCGCGTGGGAGGCGTGGGCGCGGCATCGCCTGCGCCATCAGCATCTCGACACTCGGTCTGTCGGTCGCCTACGCCGCCATCGGCGGGGCGACGTTCCAGGAGCATTTCCACTGGCTGCCTTCGCGTGCGTGGGAGTTCCTCGCAGGCGTTGTCGCCTGGCAAGCCCTGCAATTCGCTGCGACGCAAGCACGCAGCCGACCTCATGGCCTGTGTTGGGACGTGCTGGCACTCATCGGCGTCGCCGCGGTGCTCGGTTCATTCCTTCATGCACGTGCGAGCACCTTTCCTTTCCCCGGCGCGCTACTCGCTGTAGGCGGTACCACGGCGATCCTCATCGCCCTGTCCTTGCGCGAAGGGGGAGGGGCTCACGCCTTGCTTGGCTGTAGGCCGCTGGCGGCCGTGGGCCGCATGTCGTACTCGCTTTACCTTTGGCATTGGCCGGTGTTCGTCGTGTTCCGTTGGACGCTGGGCCTCGACACGATCGGCTTCCGCGTCCTTGCGGCGTGCATCGCCGTCACGCTGGGTTACCTTTCGTATCGCTTAGTGGAGCCGGTCATGGAACGGCGGTTCACGGCATGGCGGCCTCGATCGATCATTGCGTGTGGTGTCCTTGCGATGATCGTCGGTGCAACACTGCACGGGCAGATCGCGCGCCAGGCGAGCCATTGGTCGCAATCGACGGTCATGCGCAATGCCGGTGACTGGTATCCAACGACCAGGGCGCGCGGCGAATCACCGTGCGGCGACATCACTCGCACGAACGCATCGGTCGGCACGGGAAGGGTGACAACGCTCGCACGCGCCGCATGCGCGGATGATTCGCCGGCGCCCCGGCTTTTCGTCATCGGTGACTCGCACGCGCTGGCGCTCGGCCCGGCGTTCGCGACCTACACTGCAAGAACCGGGGCCACGACGTTCCTGTACAACAACGGCGGCTGCCCCACGATGAGCCTCATGCCTGAGCGCGAAGACTCCGATCATTGCCGGCAGAGCTTCCAGGCCGCGTGGGAGCACATGTCGGCCACCCTCGGCGAGGGCGATGTCGTCGCGCTTCCGTCATTGCGAATGGCTCGTAAGGTCGATCAGTGGGGGCCTGTGGAGAAGGCTTCGGAGGCGGTCCCTGCGGGGCTTCCGGAGGCGAGAGCCTTGTTGGTCAAACTTCGGAGCAAGGGAGCACGGGTCGTTCTTTTTGCACCCAATCTCGTACTCGACATACCCTTGTTCCGTTGTGCCGACACCTGGACGGCGCACCAGTCGATATGCCAGCCAGGCTCTAGCGTGCGCAGGGATGAATTCGAGCGACGACGTGCGCCGATGGTCCGGGCGCTGGAGTCACTCGCCGCTGCGGACGAGGGTGTTGCGGTCTTTGATCCGGTCGGCGCGATCTGTCCGGTTGGCCCGGTGTGTGGCGGCTACGCGAATGGGCGACCACTGTTCTTCGACGGCGACCATCTCAGCGCTTTTGGGAGCCGATCACTCGCGCCGTCCTTTACCGAGGCCGTGCGCGCGTTGGCCAACAAATAA
- a CDS encoding ricin-type beta-trefoil lectin domain protein: MVGVIVAMTMAWGWARVDGPSGGRRDTAQGSSSVHSPGPAPSAVVSTPLPGIQAVADSTQRNNAAPSPGSNEELLAYTSTESPHREGPYTYYPVDVSADSALASTLSGRLTLTAPDGSRIDLDYDRHVNHDDGNWTWIGRKHDGDIGQDAVITFGPDATVGTLPAANGQLLQITTVNGRTYLSTAAFSQLQRGLRAGGDTVVKAADGSLTAMTSQGTVTAAAASSASTTVDVLVAYSSGYRAYRGSASAATTALTNLMDVANRALSNTNITNVGFRLVGTMEVNYADNSDNGTALSDLASGSAFAAVRNARGQYGADLVSFVRRYVAGQNGCGLAYIPQQPYASSGPGQTWSVVGDGSYDLGSGAYSYCPDVSLAHEMGHNLGAQHNKQQNPTGGLYPYSYGYRNDSAGFFDVMAYGLAGQEQTLVYSSPDVSICKGLPCGVANDADVARTFRETMPIAAGFRATVVPTNDVQPGQLVLANGLGRCLDGQGGGTANGTPVQMWACNGLRQQQWGENASTAALLNKETPLALDAVGFGTGSGTPLQLFSASGAGNQAWLFTNTAVVANGNRVLDAVGFGTGNGTPIQLWDDGGSANQRWTFDPRNGRITNSAGRCLDVQNYGTANGTPVQVWDCSGTPNQTFVLSGGGTFVGYGGNCLEAANGGQANGTQVRMWACNGGANQKWRLRGEVRGVASNLCLDDPAGGTSNGNRVQLWQCLGNDHQRWEYQPN; this comes from the coding sequence ATGGTTGGCGTCATCGTTGCGATGACGATGGCGTGGGGCTGGGCGCGGGTAGATGGCCCATCCGGCGGGCGCCGCGATACAGCGCAGGGCAGTTCGTCCGTCCACTCCCCGGGGCCCGCTCCGTCGGCGGTCGTTTCGACCCCTTTGCCGGGTATCCAGGCCGTTGCCGATTCGACGCAGCGTAACAACGCCGCCCCGTCCCCTGGCAGCAATGAAGAGCTGCTTGCGTACACGTCCACCGAATCTCCCCATCGGGAAGGGCCCTACACGTACTACCCGGTAGATGTCTCGGCCGATAGCGCGCTTGCGTCGACCTTATCGGGGCGGCTTACCTTGACGGCGCCGGACGGTTCGCGCATCGACCTCGACTACGACCGCCACGTCAATCACGACGACGGTAACTGGACCTGGATTGGCCGCAAACACGATGGTGACATCGGGCAGGATGCCGTCATCACGTTTGGCCCGGACGCGACGGTGGGAACCTTGCCGGCAGCCAATGGGCAACTGCTGCAAATCACGACCGTGAACGGCCGCACCTACCTGTCCACTGCGGCTTTCAGCCAGTTGCAACGCGGGCTTCGCGCCGGGGGCGACACCGTGGTGAAGGCAGCGGATGGGTCACTCACTGCCATGACATCGCAGGGCACCGTCACGGCGGCCGCAGCGAGTTCCGCGTCGACTACCGTTGACGTTCTGGTGGCCTACAGCAGCGGTTATCGCGCATACCGGGGCAGCGCTTCGGCCGCTACGACAGCGCTCACCAACCTCATGGACGTAGCAAACCGCGCGCTCTCCAATACGAACATCACGAACGTGGGGTTCCGTCTCGTCGGGACCATGGAAGTGAATTACGCCGATAATTCGGACAACGGCACGGCGCTGAGCGATCTCGCGTCGGGCTCGGCGTTCGCTGCTGTCCGAAATGCGCGGGGACAGTACGGGGCGGATCTGGTCTCGTTCGTTCGCCGCTACGTGGCTGGCCAGAACGGCTGCGGCCTTGCCTACATCCCTCAGCAACCATACGCATCCAGCGGACCTGGCCAGACATGGTCGGTCGTCGGCGACGGCTCCTATGACCTGGGCAGTGGGGCGTATTCCTATTGTCCAGACGTATCCCTGGCGCACGAAATGGGACACAACCTGGGCGCCCAGCACAACAAGCAGCAGAACCCGACAGGTGGGCTCTACCCCTATTCCTATGGCTATCGCAACGATAGCGCCGGCTTCTTCGACGTCATGGCGTATGGGCTCGCCGGCCAGGAACAAACGTTGGTCTACTCGTCGCCGGACGTCTCCATCTGCAAGGGCCTTCCGTGCGGTGTCGCCAATGACGCAGACGTGGCGCGCACATTCCGCGAGACCATGCCCATCGCAGCTGGCTTCCGCGCGACGGTGGTACCCACCAATGACGTGCAGCCCGGTCAACTCGTATTGGCCAATGGCCTCGGGCGCTGCCTGGATGGGCAGGGCGGTGGCACGGCCAATGGAACCCCCGTGCAGATGTGGGCTTGCAATGGGCTGCGGCAGCAGCAGTGGGGAGAGAACGCGAGCACTGCCGCGCTCTTGAACAAAGAAACGCCCCTCGCACTGGATGCGGTGGGTTTTGGCACCGGCAGCGGCACGCCGCTACAGCTTTTCTCCGCGTCGGGTGCAGGTAACCAGGCATGGCTATTCACCAACACGGCCGTGGTTGCCAACGGCAACCGTGTCCTGGACGCCGTCGGATTCGGTACCGGCAATGGCACGCCCATCCAGTTATGGGATGACGGTGGCTCGGCAAACCAGCGGTGGACCTTCGACCCGCGAAACGGGCGGATCACGAACAGCGCTGGCCGGTGCCTCGATGTGCAGAATTACGGCACGGCGAACGGTACACCTGTACAGGTGTGGGACTGCAGCGGAACGCCCAACCAGACCTTTGTCCTTTCGGGTGGCGGAACCTTTGTCGGCTACGGCGGCAACTGCCTGGAAGCGGCCAACGGGGGCCAGGCGAACGGTACGCAGGTGCGGATGTGGGCGTGTAATGGCGGTGCCAATCAGAAGTGGCGGCTACGCGGAGAAGTCCGGGGCGTTGCAAGCAACCTGTGCCTGGATGATCCGGCCGGCGGGACGTCGAATGGAAACCGCGTGCAGCTCTGGCAATGCCTGGGGAATGACCACCAGCGTTGGGAATACCAGCCCAACTAG
- the tkt gene encoding transketolase, protein MTTRRERANAIRALAMDAVQAANSGHPGMPMGMADIAEVLWGDFLHHNPANPHWPNRDRFILSNGHGSMLQYALLHLTGYNLPIEDIKNFRQLDHHTAGHPEFGHTPGVETTTGPLGQGLANAVGFAIAEEVLAQRFNRPGHDIVNHHTYVFVGDGCLMEGISHEVSSLAGTLKLGKLVAIYDDNGISIDGEVHDWFTDDTAERFRAYGWNVVVGKDGKPVDGHDPEAIKAAIASATAQSEKPSLVICKTIIGFGSPNKEGKEESHGAALGVEEVKLTRERLGWNYPAFEIPEAIYSSWNAKEAGTKSEKAWNDKFDAYAKEFPELAAELKRRLAGDLPKDFHAGADAFIKKLQAEGPVVASRKASQMSLDAYGPLLPELIGGSADLAPSNLTIWKGSKNISTGGAEGNYIHYGVREFGMSAISNGIALHGGFVPYDATFLVFSDYARNAVRMSCLIPAHAIHVYTHDSIGLGEDGPTHQPVEHLGSLRLIPNNRVWRPADAVESAVSWKKAIERTGNPSCLIFSRQNLKHNPRTDEQVANIEKGGYVLLEPAEKFKAIIISTGSEVGMAVEAAKALGDQGIPVRVVSMPCTEEFDAQPVEYREGVLPSWCRARVAVEAASVDFWAKYVGLDGKTIGMTTFGASAPIDKLYEHFGITTTAVIDAVKSVIK, encoded by the coding sequence ATGACGACACGCCGCGAACGCGCCAATGCGATCCGCGCCTTGGCCATGGATGCCGTGCAAGCTGCGAATTCGGGCCACCCGGGCATGCCCATGGGCATGGCCGACATCGCTGAGGTGCTGTGGGGAGATTTCCTCCACCACAATCCGGCCAACCCGCATTGGCCCAACCGCGATCGCTTCATCCTCTCCAACGGCCACGGTTCGATGCTGCAGTACGCGCTGCTGCACCTGACCGGCTACAACCTGCCGATCGAAGACATCAAGAATTTCCGCCAGCTGGATCACCACACCGCCGGCCATCCGGAATTCGGCCACACGCCGGGCGTCGAGACCACCACCGGCCCGCTGGGCCAGGGCCTCGCGAACGCCGTGGGCTTCGCCATCGCCGAGGAAGTGCTGGCGCAGCGCTTCAACCGCCCGGGCCATGACATCGTCAACCACCACACCTACGTGTTCGTGGGCGACGGTTGCCTGATGGAAGGCATCTCGCACGAAGTGTCCTCGCTGGCCGGCACCCTGAAGCTGGGCAAGCTCGTCGCGATCTACGACGACAATGGCATCTCGATCGACGGCGAAGTGCACGACTGGTTCACCGACGACACGGCCGAGCGTTTCCGCGCCTACGGCTGGAACGTGGTGGTGGGCAAGGACGGCAAGCCGGTCGACGGCCACGATCCGGAAGCGATCAAGGCGGCGATCGCATCGGCCACCGCGCAGAGCGAGAAGCCGAGCCTGGTGATCTGCAAGACGATCATCGGCTTCGGTTCGCCGAACAAGGAAGGCAAGGAAGAGTCGCACGGTGCCGCCCTCGGCGTCGAAGAGGTCAAGCTGACCCGCGAGCGCCTTGGCTGGAACTACCCCGCCTTCGAGATTCCGGAAGCGATCTACAGCTCGTGGAATGCGAAGGAAGCCGGTACGAAGTCCGAGAAGGCATGGAACGACAAGTTCGATGCCTATGCCAAGGAATTCCCGGAGCTTGCGGCCGAGCTGAAGCGCCGCCTTGCCGGCGACCTGCCGAAGGATTTCCACGCGGGCGCCGATGCGTTCATCAAGAAGCTGCAGGCGGAAGGCCCGGTGGTCGCGTCGCGCAAGGCATCGCAGATGTCGCTCGATGCCTACGGCCCGCTGTTGCCGGAACTGATCGGTGGCTCGGCCGACCTCGCGCCGTCCAACCTCACCATCTGGAAGGGTTCGAAGAACATTTCCACGGGCGGTGCGGAAGGCAACTACATCCACTACGGCGTGCGTGAGTTCGGCATGTCCGCCATCTCGAACGGCATCGCGCTGCACGGCGGCTTCGTGCCGTACGACGCGACCTTCCTGGTGTTCTCCGACTACGCCCGCAATGCCGTGCGCATGTCGTGCCTGATCCCGGCCCACGCGATCCACGTGTACACGCACGATTCGATCGGCCTGGGCGAAGACGGCCCGACCCACCAGCCGGTGGAGCACCTCGGCTCGCTGCGCCTGATCCCGAACAACCGCGTGTGGCGCCCGGCGGATGCCGTGGAATCGGCCGTGTCGTGGAAGAAGGCGATCGAGCGCACCGGCAACCCGTCGTGCCTGATCTTCTCGCGCCAGAACCTGAAGCATAATCCGCGCACGGACGAGCAGGTCGCCAACATCGAGAAGGGTGGTTACGTCCTGCTCGAGCCGGCCGAGAAGTTCAAGGCGATCATCATCTCCACCGGTTCGGAAGTCGGCATGGCCGTCGAAGCTGCCAAGGCACTCGGCGACCAGGGCATCCCGGTCCGCGTGGTGTCGATGCCCTGCACGGAAGAGTTCGACGCGCAGCCGGTCGAGTATCGCGAAGGCGTCCTGCCGTCGTGGTGCCGCGCCCGCGTGGCCGTCGAGGCTGCCAGCGTGGACTTCTGGGCCAAGTACGTCGGCCTGGACGGCAAGACCATCGGCATGACCACCTTCGGTGCGTCGGCGCCGATCGACAAGCTGTACGAGCACTTCGGCATCACCACGACGGCCGTGATCGATGCGGTCAAGAGCGTGATCAAGTAA
- a CDS encoding porin family protein, with amino-acid sequence MKKTLIALALVAAGAVAAPAFAQDVNPAAGWFVNGSVGRTSVDKGRYDGHDTGYALNGGYRWGVTPWAALGVEVGYNDLGNIHAKNLFNSDRVVDRRKSELHGWTAGVNGKFNIDPQWYISARGGLYAWKGHGTSNDDITRRNLDKTSWYAGVGVGYDFTNNWSLGLNYDHYDAKKDNLDLSTNMTSVSLEYRF; translated from the coding sequence ATGAAGAAGACCCTCATCGCCCTCGCCCTTGTTGCCGCTGGCGCCGTTGCCGCCCCGGCCTTTGCGCAGGACGTGAACCCGGCCGCAGGCTGGTTCGTGAATGGCAGCGTTGGCCGCACCTCGGTCGACAAGGGCCGTTACGACGGGCATGACACCGGCTATGCGCTCAATGGCGGTTACCGCTGGGGCGTCACGCCGTGGGCTGCCCTGGGTGTCGAAGTGGGCTACAACGACCTTGGCAACATCCACGCCAAGAACCTCTTCAACAGCGACCGCGTGGTCGACCGTCGCAAGTCCGAGCTGCATGGCTGGACGGCTGGCGTGAATGGCAAGTTCAACATCGATCCGCAGTGGTACATCAGCGCTCGCGGTGGCCTGTATGCATGGAAGGGCCACGGTACGAGCAACGACGACATCACCCGCCGTAACCTCGACAAGACGAGCTGGTATGCCGGCGTGGGCGTGGGCTATGACTTCACGAACAACTGGAGCCTCGGCCTGAACTACGACCACTACGATGCGAAGAAGGACAACCTCGACCTGTCGACGAACATGACGTCGGTGTCGCTGGAATATCGCTTCTGA